One genomic segment of Nitrososphaera sp. includes these proteins:
- a CDS encoding 30S ribosomal protein S15, giving the protein MARIHVHARGKSHSTRPTSKSRPGWVTQSAEQVTSLIVSMANDGVSPSMIGLKLRDEHSVPLVKPVTGKSISEILAENNISYPMPEDLDKLVQKAVGLQRHLKAHNSDHRNVRSMELVEAKIHRLSKYYKRTGKLAQNWKYSTVVAQLE; this is encoded by the coding sequence ATGGCGCGTATTCACGTTCACGCAAGGGGCAAGTCACACTCTACGCGGCCGACCTCAAAAAGCAGGCCGGGGTGGGTGACGCAATCTGCCGAGCAAGTCACATCCCTTATTGTAAGTATGGCTAATGACGGCGTATCACCAAGCATGATTGGTCTTAAATTGAGAGACGAGCATTCGGTGCCGCTCGTAAAACCAGTCACGGGAAAGAGCATAAGCGAGATACTTGCCGAGAATAATATTTCGTACCCGATGCCTGAAGACCTGGACAAACTGGTCCAAAAAGCCGTCGGACTCCAGAGGCATCTAAAGGCACACAACAGCGACCATCGTAACGTGCGGTCCATGGAGCTTGTCGAGGCTAAGATTCACCGGTTGTCCAAGTACTATAAGCGGACCGGAAAACTAGCCCAAAACTGGAAATACTCTACCGTGGTTGCCCAGCTGGAATAG